The following coding sequences lie in one Yamadazyma tenuis chromosome 3, complete sequence genomic window:
- the RAM1 gene encoding CAAX farnesyltransferase (FTase) subunit beta (COG:O; EggNog:ENOG503NU8I): MITTLPLVEDTYESETTLAQTKTEKSIRSIYKDIISSHKHFNNFFETQNHLKYISNSLQISLPHHYSSLDPNHSWMLYWLINSGLVLNHEFPQEITQLATEKMKTLIVDNGKGGIAGGKNQLGHVASTYAGILLLVCLREYELLDSIRYNLHSWFLRLKQPDGSFVMHYNGEADARSMYCVLVVCSLLNVLTDEIREGALGWIKQTQTYEGGFAGVPNTEAHGGYTFCAFSSLFLLLGQNCNNRVDLKNALQTSIDLEKFIKWVVSRQLNLEGGLSGRSNKLVDACYSFWVGGCYGLLESVLAVDIFDKQALKIYIMNCAQNKDGGFKDKPGKSIDFYHTNYSLMGLSICEHSVAIAEDKNINKTPDFFGYNFTYAEVNDDINTTEINCVFGLPEVLSKACKNYFLECDK; this comes from the coding sequence ATGATTACCACTCTTCCGTTGGTCGAAGATACCTACGAGTCAGAAACCACCTTGGCTCAAACCAAGACCGAAAAGTCCATCAGATCCATCTACAAAGACATAATTCTGAGCCACAAacacttcaacaacttctttgaaacccaaaatcacctcAAATATATCTCAAACAGCTTACAAATCTCACTTCCTCATCATTATAGCAGTTTGGATCCGAACCATTCATGGATGTTATATTGGCTCATCAATTCTGGTCTTGTGTTAAACCACGAATTCCCACAAGAAATCACCCAACTTGCCACCGAAAAAATGAAGACGTTGATTGTTGATAATGGAAAAGGGGGTATTGCAGGAGGCAAGAACCAATTGGGTCATGTGGCTTCTACATATGCTGGTatattgttgttggtgtgTCTCAGAGAGTATGAGCTTTTAGACAGCATCAGGTACAACTTGCACTCATGGTTTTTGAGGTTGAAACAACCCGACGGGTCATTCGTAATGCATTATAACGGTGAAGCAGATGCCAGATCCATGTACTGTGTCTTAGTGGTGTGTTCGTTGTTAAATGTGTTGACTGATGAGATCCGTGAAGGGGCTTTAGGCTGGATCAAACAGACCCAAACCTATGAAGGTGGGTTTGCGGGGGTCCCCAATACAGAGGCACATGGAGGTTACACCTTTTGTGCATTTTCCAGCTTATTCTTGCTTTTGGGACAAAATTGTAACAATAGAgtggatttgaaaaatgctTTACAAACCAGTATAGATCTCGAGAAGTTCATCAAATGGGTTGTCTCACGACAATTGAATTTAGAGGGAGGCTTGAGTGGAAGATCGAATAAGTTGGTTGATGCTTGTTACAGTTTCTGGGTAGGAGGATGCTATGGACTTCTTGAGTCTGTATTAGCAGTCGACATTTTCGACAAGCAAGCGTTGAAAATCTATATAATGAATTGTGCACAGAACAAAGATGGAGGGTTTAAGGATAAGCCCGGTAAAAGCATTGATTTCTATCATACAAATTACTCTTTAATGGGTTTGAGCATATGCGAGCATTCTGTTGCAATCGCTGAAGAcaaaaatatcaacaaAACACCAGATTTCTTCGGATATAACTTCACGTACGCTGAGGTTAATGATGACATAAACACCACAGAAATCAATTGCGTGTTTGGTCTCCCCGAAGTTTTGTCTAAAGCTTGCAAAAATTATTTTTTGGAGTGTGACAAATAA
- the ucp10 gene encoding UBX domain-containing protein 10 (BUSCO:EOG09262E4T; EggNog:ENOG503NUGG; COG:T) — MSSAWFQRLFSNHQPLPNGSNNNSSSNIPGAYPQESGESVEPSARNRFNSRNIELYLSKALEYIQMVVIKPIIFILFVVFTVFAKLINTIYFRDQFKRHRLNSGTLYDPLNKSNKFIRDIEDNLQPGQNHDMLPPFYQGSYTQALYMATHKAKFLFVYLTNPENENNSSIFNKVVINDKFKALFNDPDFIIWGGDLTNPESYQLANSLNVTKFPFLGLLALTRTTTMSPNGPVKSTPKISLLVKIQGEIGSSTNVNALIQNKFVKKIEKYEPELRLIRKELLDKFINQVFTQQQDLNYQRSLAKDRLKKEQKMQEQLEEEYFKWKLDYFNNLNLEEITDKAKIAIKIPNGERVTRLFPADSDISEIFDYVELTRKDYFNKSFDKNVDPSKLVDFRPTYKFKLMSPLPPKITLNEQLNNNILIKHLNCIYPNGLLIVEELE, encoded by the coding sequence ATGTCATCTGCTTGGTTTCAGCGACTTTTCCTGAACCACCAACCACTTCCCAATGGTTCCAATAACAACTCGAGTCTGAATATACCCGGGGCGTACCCTCAGGAGAGTGGAGAGTCAGTAGAGCCTAGTGCCAGAAATAGGTTCAACTCTCGTAACATAGAGCTCTACTTGAGCAAAGCACTTGAATACATCCAAATGGTGGTTATAAAGCCAATCATATTTATATTGTTCGTTGTGTTCACGGTGTTTGccaaactcatcaacaCGATATATTTCAGAGATCAATTTAAAAGGCACAGACTCAACTCGGGAACACTTTATGATCCCTTGAACAAGTCGAATAAATTCATAAGGGATATCGAAGATAACCTACAGCCTGGTCAAAATCATGATATGTTACCTCCCTTCTACCAAGGCAGCTACACACAGGCGTTGTACATGGCTACTCATAAGGCCAAGTTCTTATTTGTGTACTTGACGAACCCTGAAAACGAAAATAATTcttccatcttcaacaaggtaGTGATAAATGATAAGTTCAAGGCTTTGTTTAATGACCCTGACTTCATAATATGGGGAGGTGATTTGACTAACCCTGAGTCTTACCAGTTGGCAAATAGCTTGAACGTCACCAAATTCCCGTTTTTGGGCTTGTTAGCTCTAACcagaaccaccaccatgTCCCCCAATGGGCCTGTTAAGAGCACTCCTAAGATATCgttattggtgaagattcAAGGTGAGATAGGTAGTAGCACAAACGTCAACGCTTTGATCCAAAACAAGTTTGTAAAGaaaattgaaaagtatGAGCCAGAATTAAGATTGATAAGAAAAGAGCTTTTGGATAAGTTCATAAACCAAGTGTTTACTCAGCAGCAAGATTTGAACTACCAAAGATCACTTGCTAAAGacagattgaagaaagagcAAAAGATgcaagaacaacttgaagaagagtattTTAAATGGAAGCTTGActatttcaacaacttgaacttggaagaaataACTGACAAAGCCAAGATCGCTATCAAGATTCCCAACGGAGAGAGAGTCACAAGGTTGTTCCCCGCTGATAGTGACATTTCGGAAATCTTTGACTATGTGGAGTTAACCCGTAAGGACTACTTTAACAAATCATTTGATAAAAACGTGGATCCACTGAAACTCGTTGATTTCAGGCCAACttacaagttcaagttgatgtcTCCACTACCTCCCAAAATCACGTTGAACGAGCAATTGAATAATAATATCTTGATAAAACACTTGAATTGCATCTATCCTAATGGGTTGTTAATTGTGGAGGAACTTGAATAA
- a CDS encoding uncharacterized protein (COG:U; EggNog:ENOG503P7NM), whose protein sequence is MGRLNNGEFLTQVGDILTQNDGKSSIYLTQKRLSPALDLDEPDVNEGVESINDLSSNVVEHKFKSNTQEYPILIRIALGSNGSKQKVKLSTVVEINNLDQFWSDYSSVIKAGFVGLKKKEKKKSKKNKISK, encoded by the coding sequence ATGGGAAGGTTGAACAACGGAGAGTTTTTGACCCAGGTGGGAGACATTTTAACCCAAAATGATGGCAAGTCATCGATTTACTTGACCCAAAAAAGGTTGTCACCAGCCTTGGATTTAGATGAGCCAGACGTCAATGAAGGTGTGGAGTCCATAAACGATTTATCAAGTAACGTAGTGGAGCATAAATTCAAATCTAATACCCAAGAGTATCCGATATTGATAAGAATAGCCTTGGGAAGTAATGGCAGCAAACAAAAGGTCAAGTTGAGCACAGTAGTGGAAATAAATAACTTGGACCAGTTCTGGTCGGACTATTCGCTGGTAATCAAAGCAGGATTTGTtggtttgaagaagaaagaaaagaagaaaagtaagaagaacaagatttccaagtaG
- a CDS encoding uncharacterized protein (EggNog:ENOG503NYTA; COG:S), translating to MVMGFGSIASYFATLKASQTNFPAHRGSAGVFPVSSYGLAASLFSLVTAKFFESDTGGLLRFLSLCCGTTVFIGSWFVKIFVDDHPVDEEAETQPLLSSSSEANTEDAETAADMKLSYSDNASIAGSISFWGIGDRTPRSSSSSLSPDLVPTVNGLREENASATPKRPAFSNRNNSFAVSSPAVSNKNSIESLPHIKLKKPHPKKSAWIIVWDLLTNRQFLAHFSLVALFTGSAQTYIFSIGFIVAAQVTYSEYSDLNAPQVQALQVAILSIASFSGRLTSGILSDFLYKKLHIQRLWIIIVNTAILAVGLFITSVNNGNIHLISLTSALIGGSFGLTFGTYPAIIADFFGTRTFSTTWGLICMGPLLVLYILNKFFGIIYDANTDPDTGICYKGNGCYKGAIEACFSLCFIIVVINILLIYIHRKRQ from the coding sequence ATGGTGATGGGGTTTGGGTCAATTGCCTCATATTTCGCTACTTTGAAGGCTTCACAGACAAACTTTCCCGCTCATAGAGGGAGTGCTGGGGTGTTTCCCGTTAGTTCTTATGGATTGGCAGCCAGTTTGTTTTCTCTTGTTACTGCTAAGTTTTTTGAATCAGACACTGGTGGATTATTGAGATTCTTAAGTTTGTGCTGCGGAACCACGGTTTTTATTGGGTCTTGGTTTGTCAAgatttttgtggatgatcACCCggttgatgaagaagctgaaacTCAACCATTATTGTCGAGTTCTTCTGAAGCTAATACTGAAGATGCGGAGACAGCTGCCGATATGAAGCTCAGTTATTCTGATAACGCCTCTATTGCAGGTTCCATTTCCTTCTGGGGAATTGGTGATAGAACTCCTagaagttcaagtagttcACTTTCTCCAGACCTTGTTCCGACCGTGAACGGCCTTAGAGAAGAGAACGCCTCTGCTACTCCTAAGAGACCAGCTTTCTCTAACAGAAACAATTCATTTGCGGTTTCTTCACCTGCCGTATCCAACAAGAATTCAATTGAGAGTCTCCCTCACATTAAGCTCAAAAAGCCCCATCCCAAAAAGTCCGCTTGGATCATCGTATGGGATTTATTGACCAATAGGCAATTCTTAGCCCACTTTCTGTTGGTGGCATTGTTCACTGGTCTGGCTCAAACATACATTTTTTCGATTGGATTCATTGTTGCAGCACAAGTCACCTATAGTGAATATAGTGATCTTAATGCCCCTCAAGTCCAAGCACTACAAGTTGCAATTCTCTCGATTGCCTCTTTTTCGGGCAGATTAACTTCTGGGATCTTGTCCGATTTTCTTTATAAAAAGTTGCATATCCAAAGACTTTGGATTATTATTGTGAACACTGCCATTTTGGCAGTTGGTTTATTTATCACCTCAGTTAACAATGGGAACATTCATTTGATTTCCTTAACTTCTGCTCTCATTGGTGGTAGTTTTGGTTTAACCTTCGGCACGTATCCTGCAATTATAGCAGATTTCTTTGGAACGAGAACATTTTCTACAACTTGGGGGTTGATCTGTATGGGACCATTGTTGGTATTGTACATCTTAAACAAGTTTTTCGGTATTATTTATGATGCCAACACCGACCCAGATACCGGAATCTGTTACAAGGGAAACGGATGTTATAAAGGTGCAATTGAAGCATGTTTTTCATTATGCTTTATCATTGTAGTCATCAACATATTATTGATCTATATACATAGAAAACGTCAATAA